The Dehalogenimonas sp. 4OHTPN genome window below encodes:
- a CDS encoding DUF6174 domain-containing protein has protein sequence MRNRPNIKLIIAFLAALAVSLLPGCNLLIDPFQRDLNNARSKWSAAGISDYEYHLRVACFCPPNIVSPVVVKVANDVNIGVEYSKEPKEVTNDFFKPLDTIDELFEIIQKAIDDRVASLDVEYHSTFGYPVSISIDRIKEAIDDEIAYFVEAFYPAS, from the coding sequence ATGAGAAATCGGCCCAACATTAAGTTGATCATTGCCTTTTTGGCGGCGCTTGCGGTGAGTCTGTTGCCTGGCTGTAACCTTTTGATCGACCCGTTCCAGCGGGATCTCAACAATGCCCGGTCAAAGTGGAGCGCCGCTGGCATCAGCGATTACGAATACCATCTGCGCGTAGCTTGCTTCTGCCCACCAAATATTGTTTCCCCGGTGGTTGTGAAGGTTGCAAACGACGTAAATATAGGCGTGGAGTACTCCAAAGAGCCGAAGGAGGTTACCAATGACTTCTTCAAACCTCTGGATACCATCGATGAACTCTTTGAGATCATCCAGAAAGCCATAGACGACAGGGTTGCCAGCCTTGATGTCGAGTACCATTCTACCTTCGGTTATCCTGTTTCCATCTCCATAGACCGCATTAAAGAAGCCATAGACGACGAGATCGCCTATTTTGTGGAGGCGTTTTACCCTGCTTCGTAG
- a CDS encoding Lrp/AsnC family transcriptional regulator produces MLKHEVLKILESDARTTPEQIARMTGGLLDEVKQVIRDAESDRTIVRYKTVVNWEKVSNDRVEAIIEVKVTPQRDTGFDAIAKHIYNFPEARTVYLMSGTYDLAVLVTGKTMHQVADFVSQKLAQIDGVQGTTTHFMLKRYKEDGEVLAGAEEIQRQQVVL; encoded by the coding sequence ATGCTGAAACACGAAGTCCTTAAAATCCTCGAAAGCGACGCGCGTACCACTCCAGAACAGATTGCCCGCATGACCGGCGGCTTGCTCGACGAGGTCAAGCAAGTTATCAGGGACGCTGAGTCAGACCGGACCATCGTCCGCTATAAAACAGTCGTCAATTGGGAAAAAGTCTCCAATGACCGTGTCGAGGCCATCATCGAGGTCAAGGTAACCCCCCAGCGCGATACCGGTTTTGATGCTATAGCTAAGCATATCTATAACTTCCCGGAAGCCCGCACGGTATATCTCATGTCCGGTACCTATGACTTGGCGGTTCTGGTCACAGGTAAAACGATGCACCAGGTGGCCGATTTCGTCTCCCAGAAACTGGCTCAGATTGACGGCGTCCAGGGTACCACCACTCATTTCATGCTCAAGCGCTATAAAGAAGATGGTGAAGTACTAGCTGGCGCCGAGGAGATCCAGCGCCAGCAGGTAGTCCTTTAA
- a CDS encoding aminotransferase class I/II-fold pyridoxal phosphate-dependent enzyme: MTIESKADRSLTSRRVEAIKPSGIRKFFDLLAGMEGAISLGVGEPDFATPWHIREAAIYALEHGRTMYTSNAGTPELRREIASYLSRTHNLDYNPLSEVVVTVGVSEALDLAARAILDPGDEVLLPDPCYVSYPSCVTLAGGVPVPVPTFESQSFELNPADVARAITPRTRAILLGYPANPTGAVMPADKLSEIAILAERHNLIVISDEIYNRLTYGVTAPSFASLPGMKERTVVLNGVSKCYSMTGWRIGYAAGPKEIVAGMTKIHQYTMLCASSMGQAAAVEALKNGEDDITAMVDDYNRRRMVMVSGFNSLGLSCFDPRGAFYAFPSVKSTGLSSDEFAERLLKEEKVAVVPGTAFGEQGEGYLRCCYATAMSQIEEALERIQRFLNRL; this comes from the coding sequence ATGACTATTGAATCCAAAGCCGACCGTTCATTGACCTCACGGCGGGTTGAAGCCATCAAGCCCTCTGGCATCCGGAAGTTCTTTGACCTTTTAGCCGGGATGGAGGGCGCCATTTCCTTAGGTGTTGGCGAACCTGATTTCGCCACTCCGTGGCATATCCGCGAGGCCGCGATCTATGCCCTGGAGCACGGCCGGACCATGTACACTTCAAATGCTGGTACGCCTGAACTGCGGAGGGAGATCGCTTCTTATCTGAGCCGTACCCACAACCTTGACTACAACCCGTTGTCTGAAGTTGTCGTTACCGTCGGTGTTTCAGAAGCCCTTGACCTGGCGGCTCGGGCAATTCTCGATCCCGGCGATGAGGTTTTACTTCCCGATCCCTGCTATGTTTCATACCCGTCATGCGTTACCCTAGCCGGTGGAGTGCCGGTCCCGGTGCCCACCTTTGAGAGCCAGTCATTTGAACTCAACCCTGCCGACGTCGCCCGTGCCATCACGCCCCGGACCCGCGCCATTCTTCTCGGATATCCGGCCAATCCCACCGGCGCCGTCATGCCAGCCGACAAACTGTCGGAGATCGCCATACTTGCCGAACGGCATAACCTCATTGTCATCTCTGATGAGATTTATAACCGCTTGACCTACGGCGTCACTGCGCCGTCTTTCGCAAGCCTGCCCGGTATGAAAGAGCGCACCGTCGTCCTCAATGGCGTGTCGAAATGTTACTCCATGACCGGCTGGCGAATCGGTTACGCCGCCGGGCCTAAAGAAATCGTCGCGGGGATGACCAAGATTCACCAGTACACCATGCTATGCGCCTCATCGATGGGACAGGCCGCTGCCGTCGAGGCGTTAAAAAACGGCGAGGACGATATCACCGCTATGGTCGACGACTATAACCGCCGCCGTATGGTCATGGTCTCCGGTTTCAACTCGCTGGGTCTATCCTGCTTCGATCCACGCGGCGCTTTTTATGCCTTCCCCTCGGTCAAGTCCACCGGCCTGTCCTCGGATGAGTTCGCTGAACGGCTTCTGAAAGAGGAAAAGGTGGCCGTAGTTCCCGGCACGGCCTTCGGAGAACAGGGCGAAGGTTACCTCCGCTGCTGCTACGCAACTGCCATGTCCCAAATTGAGGAAGCTTTGGAACGCATTCAGCGCTTTCTCAACCGGTTGTAA
- a CDS encoding prephenate dehydrogenase codes for MVDIGPKNIAIVGGYGKMGAWFARLLKSEGHQVTIIGRHKDRLALAAAQLGVEAADRLNAVTGADAVIISVPIDSFDFVCGGLAPHVKPGQKVFDLTSVKTGPVAAMHRHFPHSLILGAHPVFGPGAKGLAGQNFILTPTSDAESELARRVSHWLTGRGARVRLTSPEEHDRLMAISLGLAHFIAIVTADALVSLDRLTEMAGASGITYKALLTLVESVLSEDPALYASLQLNLPHLPEIESLFADKAEDWASLVKDGRRDEFASRMADLKSKLEAANPDFGASYQALYRLTDRG; via the coding sequence ATGGTAGATATCGGACCCAAGAACATCGCTATCGTCGGCGGCTACGGCAAAATGGGCGCCTGGTTCGCCCGCCTGCTGAAAAGCGAAGGTCACCAGGTTACTATTATCGGCCGCCATAAGGACAGGCTGGCCCTGGCCGCCGCCCAACTCGGCGTCGAGGCGGCGGACCGACTTAATGCGGTCACCGGGGCCGATGCCGTCATCATCTCGGTACCTATCGATTCATTCGATTTCGTCTGCGGCGGCCTGGCACCTCACGTCAAGCCCGGCCAGAAGGTTTTTGACCTGACTTCGGTCAAGACCGGACCGGTGGCGGCAATGCACCGCCATTTCCCGCATTCGCTCATCCTCGGCGCCCACCCCGTCTTCGGCCCCGGCGCCAAGGGGCTTGCCGGCCAGAACTTCATCCTCACCCCTACCAGTGATGCCGAAAGCGAGTTGGCGCGGAGGGTATCGCATTGGTTGACCGGCCGCGGCGCCCGGGTGCGCCTCACCTCCCCGGAGGAACATGACCGGCTGATGGCCATCTCTCTCGGCCTGGCCCACTTCATCGCCATCGTCACCGCAGACGCCCTGGTCAGCCTGGACAGGCTCACCGAAATGGCCGGCGCTTCCGGCATCACCTACAAGGCGCTCCTGACCCTGGTGGAGAGTGTCCTTTCAGAAGACCCGGCGCTGTACGCCTCGCTGCAGCTCAACCTGCCGCACCTGCCGGAGATAGAAAGCCTTTTCGCCGATAAGGCCGAGGACTGGGCGAGCCTGGTCAAAGACGGCCGCCGCGATGAGTTTGCCAGCCGCATGGCCGACTTGAAGTCTAAATTGGAAGCGGCAAACCCGGACTTCGGCGCCTCTTACCAGGCACTCTACCGCCTGACCGACCGGGGCTAG
- the pheA gene encoding prephenate dehydratase, whose protein sequence is MSLDDLRKHVDTLDENIIKLLAERLSTAEAIGREKAAGAAPTLDAGRERQVIDRAISLAAGAGMTAAEAAEIYERIIKLARERQSVSAAFQGEPGAYSEAAALAFFGPRAVTRSCESLEAVFAEVESGRVQYGMIPIENSIEGSISRSYDLMLEHSLMVSGEHHLRVNHCLIGNPGATLDGIRRVYSHPQALGQCGHFLRQLKFELQPTYDTAGAVKLIKEQGVCDAAAVASERAAAIYGMKILARDIMDNPQNFTRFFALARCDAPPSGNDKTSVVFAVKHRPGALYEFLRILAERKINLTKIESRPTRKKAWEYNFYLDFEGHREDESFKAALPALEDQTLFIKILGSYPRARAEGK, encoded by the coding sequence ATGAGCCTCGATGACCTGAGAAAACACGTCGATACACTTGATGAAAACATCATTAAACTGCTGGCTGAACGGCTGTCCACCGCCGAAGCCATCGGCCGGGAAAAAGCCGCCGGCGCCGCGCCGACCCTGGACGCCGGACGCGAGCGCCAGGTCATTGATCGGGCAATAAGCCTGGCTGCTGGTGCCGGCATGACCGCGGCTGAGGCTGCCGAAATCTACGAGCGCATCATCAAGCTGGCCCGTGAGCGCCAATCGGTGTCCGCCGCCTTTCAGGGTGAGCCAGGCGCTTATTCGGAGGCTGCCGCTCTGGCCTTTTTCGGTCCTCGGGCGGTGACCCGCTCTTGCGAGTCGCTTGAGGCAGTCTTCGCCGAAGTCGAAAGCGGCCGGGTTCAGTACGGCATGATCCCCATCGAAAATTCCATCGAGGGCAGCATCTCACGCTCCTATGACCTGATGCTGGAGCACAGCCTGATGGTTTCCGGCGAGCATCACCTGAGGGTCAACCATTGCCTCATCGGCAACCCCGGCGCCACTCTTGACGGTATCCGGCGCGTCTATTCGCACCCGCAGGCGCTGGGCCAATGCGGCCACTTCCTGCGCCAGCTCAAATTCGAGCTTCAGCCTACTTACGACACCGCCGGCGCGGTCAAACTCATCAAGGAGCAGGGCGTTTGCGACGCCGCCGCGGTGGCTTCGGAACGGGCGGCGGCTATCTACGGCATGAAAATCCTGGCTCGTGACATCATGGACAACCCCCAGAACTTCACCCGCTTCTTCGCTCTGGCCAGGTGCGACGCCCCGCCATCGGGCAACGACAAAACCTCGGTAGTTTTCGCCGTAAAGCACCGGCCGGGCGCTCTGTACGAGTTCCTGCGCATTCTGGCCGAGCGGAAGATCAACCTGACCAAGATCGAGAGCCGCCCCACCCGCAAAAAAGCCTGGGAGTACAACTTCTACCTGGACTTCGAAGGCCACCGGGAGGACGAGAGCTTCAAAGCCGCCCTGCCGGCGCTGGAGGACCAGACACTGTTCATCAAGATTCTGGGATCTTACCCCAGGGCTCGGGCTGAAGGAAAATAG
- the aroC gene encoding chorismate synthase: MNNSLGEMFRITSFGESHGDCIGIVVDGCPAGLPIGVEDIQREVDKRKSSRGRPLATGRRETDKVEVFSGVFNGFTTGAPICLAIWNRDIDSSAYEKIKNVLRPGHADFTAYEKYGGFNDWRGSGRFSGRITAGFVMAGAVAKKLLSTIGIEVTAHAVEIGGIKAAPPQDIESIRERMAGNEVSCADPAAAVKMIEAIKAASRDGDSLGGIIEARAEGLPVGLGEPVFDTLEGCLAKAYLAIPAVKGVEFGAGFAAARLKGSEDNDAFDVKSGRVITTTNNHGGILGGISSGMPLVARLAVKPTPSIGKLQRSVDLDNLEPTTVAVGGRHDTCIVPRAVAVAEAMTAVVLADFALRHGKIERVLR; the protein is encoded by the coding sequence TGCCCGGCCGGGCTGCCGATCGGCGTCGAGGACATCCAGCGCGAAGTTGATAAACGCAAGAGTTCCCGCGGCCGGCCGCTGGCCACCGGCCGCCGCGAGACCGACAAGGTGGAAGTTTTCTCCGGCGTCTTCAACGGCTTTACCACCGGCGCGCCCATCTGCCTGGCCATCTGGAACCGCGATATCGATTCATCCGCCTACGAGAAGATTAAGAACGTCCTCAGACCCGGCCATGCCGACTTCACCGCGTATGAGAAATACGGTGGTTTCAACGACTGGCGAGGCTCGGGCAGGTTCTCCGGCCGCATCACCGCCGGCTTCGTCATGGCGGGAGCGGTGGCTAAAAAGCTGCTGTCCACCATCGGCATCGAGGTCACAGCCCACGCCGTCGAGATCGGCGGAATAAAGGCCGCGCCGCCCCAGGACATCGAGTCTATTCGGGAGAGGATGGCGGGCAATGAGGTCTCCTGCGCCGACCCGGCCGCGGCGGTAAAAATGATCGAGGCTATCAAGGCCGCCAGCCGGGACGGCGATTCCCTCGGCGGTATTATCGAGGCACGGGCAGAGGGTCTGCCTGTCGGTCTGGGCGAACCGGTCTTCGACACCCTTGAAGGCTGCCTGGCTAAAGCCTATTTGGCTATTCCCGCGGTCAAGGGCGTCGAATTCGGCGCCGGCTTCGCCGCGGCTCGACTCAAGGGCTCTGAAGATAACGACGCCTTTGATGTGAAGAGCGGCAGGGTGATCACAACAACCAACAACCACGGTGGCATTCTGGGCGGCATTTCCTCCGGCATGCCGTTGGTGGCTCGCCTGGCGGTCAAACCGACGCCTTCCATCGGCAAACTCCAGCGCAGCGTTGACCTGGACAACCTGGAACCGACAACGGTAGCCGTCGGCGGCCGCCACGACACCTGTATCGTCCCGCGGGCGGTGGCGGTGGCGGAGGCTATGACCGCGGTGGTGCTGGCTGATTTCGCCCTCCGTCACGGAAAGATCGAGAGGGTTTTAAGATGA